The segment AAGAGCAATTGCCTGTAGACCGTGGTGCGCACCTGTTCCAATCCATAGTTGATCAAATAGACCTTTTCGGCTTTATTGTTAGCTCTTTTAATCATGTGTTCAAGCAATAATATTTCGTTAGTCGTTGAAGCGACCTCGGCCGTAAAAATGCTGACACCGGAATATACGTAAGGTTGGTTTTTAAAAGTAAAATGGGAATGCATCGCATGTCCCATTTCGTGAGCCAAGGTGAAGACGTCCCTGAAGGTCCCGTTGAAATTTAAAAGCACGTAGGGATGTACTCCGTAAACGCCCCAAGAGTAGGCCCCATTCCTCTTGCCCCTGTTTTCGTACACATCCAACCACCTGTTTTCGAAGGCTCCCAGAAGAGCTTTCCGATACTCCTCGCCCAGAGGAGACAGGCCCTCTATGACGATATTTTTTGCTTCATCAAAGCTGTATCTCGTCTTGGGTTCCGGAAAAAGAGGAACATAAAGGTCATAAAAATGCATCTCATTCAGGTTTAAAATTTCTTTTTTAAACAATACATATTGCCGAAGGGGAAACAGCCATTGGTTTATCGTTTCTAACGCTTTTTCATAAACGATTGTCGGGATGTTCTCGGGATGAAGCGAGGCCTCCAGTGTTCTGTCGTAATTCCTCGCTTTGGCATAAAACATGTCCTTTTTTAAGCTTCCCAAATAGGTGGCAGAAAGGGTATTTTTAACTTTTTTATAACTTGAGAAAAGACCTTTAAAAGCATCGCGACGCAAACGCCTGTCTCTGCTGTGTAAAAAATATGAATACCTTTCCTCGGATAGTTCCACCTCCGTTCCTTCTTCGTCTTTGATCTTCGGGAACTCCATATCTGCATTTGTTAAGAAGGAAAATATATCTTCGGGAACTCTCGCCACATCTCCGGACATGGCAAGCAATTTTTCCCCCTCAACAGAAAGAATATGACCCTTAAGGCGCATTATCCTGGCAAGTTCAACCCTGTATAAATCAAGGCTAGGGTCCTCGGTTAAATACCTTTCGACTCCCTCCGGACCCAACGATATTATGTTGGGTACAAAAGAGGATACTGCCTCGGAAAAGCGCAGATACATCAAAGAAGCGCGTTGCACCATGGATTGAGCCTTTGTATCACGGGCATCTTCGTGACATTTAAAAGAAGCATAGGCATAAAGTTTTCCCAACTCCTCCGCAACTTCGTCCCTGAGCTTAAGAGCATTCAAAAGCGATCTGGCCGAAGATACAATGTCCTTGCCGGCTCTTTGCAATTCCTCCACTTTAACTTCCAGATTACGTAACCTTTCGTCCCAGGCCTCTACATTCGGATAGAGATCTTCCAGTCGCCACTTATATTCCTCCGGTATTTCATCCCTCTCGGGAATGTCTGAAATCCTTTCTTCGGACATAAAGATACTCCTTTCATTCAAACACTTTTTATCCTTAACGAATTCAATATTACTGATATAGAACTCAAAGCCATAGCTCCTTCGGCAATAATTGGGTGCAGCAAGGCAGA is part of the Acetomicrobium thermoterrenum DSM 13490 genome and harbors:
- the pepF gene encoding oligoendopeptidase F, giving the protein MSEERISDIPERDEIPEEYKWRLEDLYPNVEAWDERLRNLEVKVEELQRAGKDIVSSARSLLNALKLRDEVAEELGKLYAYASFKCHEDARDTKAQSMVQRASLMYLRFSEAVSSFVPNIISLGPEGVERYLTEDPSLDLYRVELARIMRLKGHILSVEGEKLLAMSGDVARVPEDIFSFLTNADMEFPKIKDEEGTEVELSEERYSYFLHSRDRRLRRDAFKGLFSSYKKVKNTLSATYLGSLKKDMFYAKARNYDRTLEASLHPENIPTIVYEKALETINQWLFPLRQYVLFKKEILNLNEMHFYDLYVPLFPEPKTRYSFDEAKNIVIEGLSPLGEEYRKALLGAFENRWLDVYENRGKRNGAYSWGVYGVHPYVLLNFNGTFRDVFTLAHEMGHAMHSHFTFKNQPYVYSGVSIFTAEVASTTNEILLLEHMIKRANNKAEKVYLINYGLEQVRTTVYRQLLFAEFELQVHERLEKGVPLTNEDFSSIWRDLYERHYGDTLFIDEELPLEWARIPHFYNAYYVYQYATGYSAATAIAASILKDGKQAVDRYLKFLSLGDSMDPVDALKVAGVDMTSPQPLEMTCKKFEEDLNTLKELILEG